The Conexivisphaera calida genome includes a region encoding these proteins:
- a CDS encoding DUF1512 family protein, translating into MATGDQLIYYYLAWYIVLPAIYVALMTIYANKFQFWTMSGEVNRAFRELKGLRDSGISKFNAYISAATQDESSRSRLRSLLDLFAVSPVDLDPVGIVPKLKHLMDEYEQRFKSEASTALKSNDPVLIGKTVGYAEAAASLDILYKIVNHFLWLTNKYSSLGLLQQLYAIMPLVLKMGKSFLGFMDALEKGAPIGDGIGPMSVGLLMLGAQKFDIAPDTSAALTKMEDRRVLLVKAKGPASNLGHLDDAVQRARLIYGGISAIITIDAQLRLESERSGDTARGVGVAIGGLGVERFNIEEKASEEGIPLYAILVKESYIEAITAMAKDIAESVDAVHDALREVLREKVPPEGLAVVIGVGNTLGVAQ; encoded by the coding sequence TTGGCGACCGGCGACCAGCTAATCTACTATTATCTGGCGTGGTACATAGTGCTCCCCGCCATCTATGTAGCGCTCATGACGATCTACGCCAACAAGTTCCAGTTCTGGACCATGAGCGGAGAGGTCAACAGGGCCTTCAGGGAGCTCAAGGGCCTCAGGGACAGCGGTATCTCCAAGTTCAACGCATACATATCAGCCGCAACCCAGGACGAGTCCTCGCGCTCGCGCCTGCGCTCGCTTCTGGATCTATTTGCCGTGTCGCCTGTGGATCTGGATCCAGTCGGGATCGTGCCCAAGCTGAAACATCTTATGGATGAGTACGAGCAGAGGTTCAAATCCGAGGCATCGACAGCCCTGAAGTCCAACGATCCGGTATTGATAGGGAAAACCGTGGGCTACGCGGAGGCCGCGGCATCGCTCGATATCCTGTACAAGATAGTGAATCATTTCCTCTGGCTGACGAACAAGTACTCCAGCCTTGGCCTGTTACAGCAATTGTACGCGATAATGCCGCTCGTCCTCAAGATGGGCAAGTCGTTTCTGGGATTCATGGATGCGCTCGAGAAGGGTGCGCCCATAGGCGACGGCATAGGCCCCATGAGCGTGGGGTTGCTGATGCTCGGCGCACAGAAGTTCGACATAGCGCCTGACACTTCCGCCGCGCTGACCAAGATGGAGGATCGCCGCGTGCTCCTCGTGAAGGCGAAGGGGCCGGCCAGCAACTTGGGTCATCTGGACGACGCAGTCCAGCGCGCTCGCCTCATCTATGGAGGCATATCGGCGATAATCACCATCGATGCGCAGTTGAGACTCGAGAGCGAGCGCAGCGGGGACACCGCCAGGGGCGTCGGGGTCGCCATAGGCGGTCTGGGCGTCGAGCGCTTCAACATAGAGGAGAAGGCCTCAGAGGAAGGAATTCCGCTCTACGCGATCCTAGTAAAGGAGAGCTACATAGAGGCGATAACCGCTATGGCGAAGGACATAGCGGAGTCCGTCGATGCAGTGCACGATGCGCTCAGGGAAGTGCTCCGTGAGAAGGTTCCGCCGGAAGGCCTCGCCGTGGTAATAGGTGTGGGCAACACACTGGGGGTCGCGCAGTAG
- a CDS encoding cyclic nucleotide-binding/CBS domain-containing protein — MNSPIITAFPRDDVASVARKMKKYEIGSVVVVNDDGDIMGIVTDGDVIRKVVAEGRSPKEVRASEVMSSPVATIDGESDLAQAAREMRSRGVKRLVVLHNGKPAGVISMSDIISVFPEVLDILSEKARMMSGEAVRHRKYVSGFCDQCGRWSDYLVEVDGRFLCEECRSELEEPEQA; from the coding sequence ATGAACAGCCCCATAATAACGGCGTTCCCAAGGGATGACGTGGCATCGGTCGCTAGGAAGATGAAGAAGTATGAGATAGGAAGCGTGGTAGTCGTGAACGATGATGGGGACATCATGGGGATAGTCACCGACGGTGACGTGATAAGGAAGGTAGTCGCGGAGGGGAGGTCGCCGAAGGAGGTCAGGGCATCCGAGGTCATGAGCTCACCGGTCGCCACGATAGACGGTGAGAGCGACCTTGCTCAGGCCGCGCGCGAGATGAGGTCCAGGGGGGTCAAGAGGCTGGTGGTGCTACACAACGGGAAGCCAGCGGGAGTGATATCGATGTCCGACATAATCTCAGTGTTCCCGGAGGTGCTGGACATACTCTCGGAGAAGGCCAGGATGATGAGCGGTGAAGCCGTCAGGCATAGGAAATACGTCTCGGGATTCTGCGATCAGTGCGGAAGGTGGTCTGACTACCTGGTAGAGGTGGACGGGAGGTTCCTCTGCGAGGAGTGCAGGTCGGAGCTGGAGGAGCCGGAGCAGGCGTAG
- a CDS encoding molybdopterin-binding protein has protein sequence MTDYVIPRAWVITLGNEVLLGEVENTNAGWLARRLTSIGIAVRRIVTSPDDEESIEVLREAVERADVVVSTGGLGPTYDDRTMYLLSRALGLPLETNPRALDMVKRRAAERGFQLTPARLKMAEMPVGAEALENHVGTAPGAVLRHGSAIIIVLPGVPAEMMQMFDEAAEVYLRGMGRGPPCRREATFEGIVEADLAGALLELSKDSSVYVKTQPRGKPGMPAVRILVISFKGNCDEAFRRLEEAARSAGGRLLGE, from the coding sequence ATGACGGACTACGTGATACCGCGCGCCTGGGTGATAACGCTAGGGAACGAGGTGCTCCTAGGAGAAGTCGAGAACACGAACGCGGGGTGGCTGGCCAGGCGGCTCACGTCCATCGGAATAGCGGTGAGACGCATCGTGACATCGCCGGACGATGAGGAGTCCATCGAGGTCCTCCGCGAAGCAGTCGAGAGGGCGGACGTGGTTGTCTCGACGGGGGGACTGGGGCCGACATACGACGACAGGACCATGTATCTGCTGTCGCGCGCGCTGGGGCTACCGCTGGAGACTAATCCGAGGGCGCTGGATATGGTGAAACGGCGGGCCGCAGAGAGGGGATTCCAGCTGACCCCGGCGAGGCTCAAGATGGCGGAGATGCCGGTCGGAGCGGAGGCGCTGGAGAATCACGTCGGCACGGCGCCGGGCGCTGTACTGAGACATGGAAGTGCGATCATAATAGTGCTCCCGGGCGTCCCAGCGGAGATGATGCAGATGTTCGATGAGGCCGCGGAGGTTTACCTCAGGGGGATGGGTCGTGGGCCGCCGTGCAGGCGTGAGGCTACATTCGAGGGCATAGTGGAGGCTGATCTGGCGGGCGCGCTGCTTGAGCTGTCCAAGGATAGCTCCGTGTATGTGAAGACGCAGCCCAGAGGGAAGCCAGGAATGCCCGCCGTCAGGATACTGGTGATCTCGTTCAAGGGCAACTGCGATGAGGCCTTCCGGCGGCTCGAGGAGGCTGCGCGCAGCGCCGGCGGTAGGTTGTTAGGTGAGTAG
- the alaS gene encoding alanine--tRNA ligase, producing the protein MPYEREKRELLERFSSEPEKYYEVELFRSKGFMRKRCEVCGRYFWTLDPSLERCPDHWNGRTFIGEKVTNRSFKYTDAWRNVEDFFVSEGHTSVPRYPVVARWRPDLYFTVASIIDFQRVEGGKVVFEFPANPLIVPQASLRFNDVENVGFTGRHYTEFVMIGQHALNDGHGYWKDRTIELDFRLLTERFGVAPEEVVFVEDVWVGYGAFGYSLEYYVRGLELGNAVFTEFEGTPSNYRRFEPQVVDMGAGLERFVWLSQGTPTSYDAVFADELEELGKRLGIKRNHELSRAFFAASGRHDLTEVPDPSKALSDVLAEAGIGDNDYREYIKPWMDLYTVLDHSRALLFAVADGALPSNVGGGYNLRAILRRAQGILDANSWNLQILDVAELLARSLRPMFPELLDSIPALHEILDVELQRYRATKSKIGSIVESMRRSGRQLTKEDVIKLYESNGVTPEMLVEAGLMDRVPADFYSELTSRHSAQQKEEANPAIDVEGLPATRKIYYEDVYLSRCSSRVIRSYPAERAVVLEGTIFYPRGGGQEPDHGTLGGFRVKDVVKVGNVIVHFLEEGVPKEGDVVECELDVARRRSLMKHHTATHVVNGAARRILGPWVWQHSAFKDEDGARLDITHHSALTREQLESIERLANEVIQMDLPVDVRALPRGTAESLYGFRLYQGGAIPERELRVVKVGDFDVEACGGTHVTRTGEIGVIRILRSERIQDGVVRLEFVAGMRAVDHSISQSRVLSEIAGSLGVPPEHVAKRLGELQEELRAGEEERRKLCVAVASYVVATGPKGHVDGIPVYAVALERVPQRTLIEIGDAVAKAAPGSIYLGISAQREDGRSLLVVISSSDRLDAGELASKMLKALGGRGGGRGRIGQGSVPRIVELEEALRVLGSS; encoded by the coding sequence GTGCCATACGAGCGCGAGAAGCGCGAGCTGCTGGAGAGGTTCTCCTCGGAGCCCGAGAAATATTACGAGGTCGAGCTATTCAGGAGTAAGGGCTTTATGAGGAAGCGTTGTGAGGTATGTGGAAGATACTTCTGGACTCTGGATCCTTCCCTTGAGCGCTGTCCCGATCACTGGAATGGGAGGACATTCATCGGCGAGAAGGTGACGAACCGCTCATTCAAGTACACCGACGCGTGGAGGAACGTGGAGGACTTCTTCGTGTCGGAGGGGCACACGAGCGTGCCGCGCTATCCTGTCGTCGCCAGGTGGAGGCCGGATCTGTACTTCACGGTGGCATCGATAATAGATTTCCAGAGGGTTGAGGGCGGCAAGGTCGTCTTCGAGTTCCCGGCGAATCCCCTGATAGTCCCCCAGGCATCGCTCAGGTTCAACGACGTGGAGAACGTCGGATTCACGGGGCGCCACTACACGGAGTTCGTCATGATAGGGCAGCACGCGTTGAATGATGGACATGGCTACTGGAAGGATCGCACCATAGAGCTAGACTTCAGGCTGCTGACGGAGAGGTTCGGCGTGGCGCCCGAGGAGGTCGTGTTCGTGGAGGACGTCTGGGTCGGCTACGGCGCCTTCGGGTACTCCTTGGAGTATTATGTGAGGGGTCTGGAGCTGGGAAACGCCGTCTTCACGGAGTTCGAGGGCACTCCATCGAACTACAGGAGGTTTGAGCCGCAGGTGGTGGATATGGGGGCGGGACTCGAGAGGTTCGTCTGGCTGTCACAGGGGACCCCAACCAGCTACGACGCGGTGTTCGCGGACGAGCTAGAGGAGCTCGGGAAGCGGCTGGGGATCAAGAGGAACCACGAGCTCTCAAGGGCATTCTTCGCGGCGAGCGGCAGGCACGATCTAACGGAGGTGCCAGATCCATCCAAGGCGCTGAGCGATGTGCTGGCCGAGGCCGGCATAGGTGATAATGACTACAGGGAATATATCAAGCCGTGGATGGATCTGTACACGGTCCTGGACCACTCGAGGGCGCTGCTCTTCGCGGTGGCGGACGGAGCCCTCCCAAGCAATGTAGGCGGCGGCTACAACCTCCGGGCCATACTGAGGCGGGCACAGGGAATACTGGACGCGAACTCCTGGAATCTACAGATCCTGGATGTAGCAGAGCTGCTGGCCAGGTCCCTGCGTCCCATGTTCCCGGAGCTGCTGGACTCGATCCCGGCGCTGCATGAGATCCTAGACGTTGAGCTGCAGCGCTACAGGGCGACTAAGTCCAAGATAGGAAGCATTGTGGAGAGTATGAGGCGGTCGGGAAGACAGCTCACCAAGGAGGACGTGATCAAGCTTTACGAGTCGAACGGCGTGACCCCCGAGATGCTCGTGGAGGCCGGCCTCATGGACCGTGTGCCCGCGGATTTCTACTCAGAGCTTACGAGCAGGCACTCCGCGCAGCAGAAGGAGGAGGCCAATCCGGCGATAGATGTGGAGGGACTGCCGGCCACCAGGAAGATTTACTACGAGGACGTATACTTGAGTAGGTGCAGCTCGAGGGTCATCCGCTCCTATCCTGCGGAGAGGGCAGTGGTCCTCGAGGGCACCATATTCTATCCGCGCGGAGGAGGACAGGAGCCGGATCACGGGACGCTCGGCGGGTTCCGCGTGAAGGACGTCGTGAAGGTGGGGAACGTGATAGTGCATTTCCTAGAGGAAGGGGTGCCCAAGGAGGGCGACGTGGTCGAGTGCGAGCTGGACGTGGCCAGGAGGAGGTCACTCATGAAGCACCACACTGCTACGCATGTAGTGAACGGCGCGGCCAGGAGGATCCTGGGTCCCTGGGTATGGCAGCACTCGGCATTCAAGGACGAGGACGGTGCTCGGTTGGACATAACGCACCACTCGGCGCTCACGCGGGAGCAGCTGGAGTCCATAGAGCGGCTGGCGAACGAGGTAATACAGATGGATCTTCCGGTGGACGTCCGCGCGCTTCCACGCGGCACCGCGGAGTCGCTCTACGGCTTCAGGCTCTACCAAGGCGGCGCGATACCCGAGAGGGAGCTGCGCGTGGTCAAGGTGGGCGACTTCGACGTAGAGGCATGCGGCGGCACACATGTGACGAGGACCGGCGAGATAGGGGTCATCAGGATCCTGCGCTCCGAGAGGATACAGGACGGCGTGGTCAGGCTGGAGTTCGTCGCCGGAATGAGGGCCGTGGACCACTCCATCTCGCAGTCTAGGGTGCTCTCCGAGATAGCCGGGAGCCTTGGAGTGCCGCCCGAACACGTAGCCAAGAGGCTAGGAGAGCTCCAGGAGGAGTTGAGGGCCGGGGAGGAGGAGCGCAGGAAGCTCTGCGTCGCCGTGGCGTCCTACGTGGTCGCGACGGGGCCGAAGGGGCATGTGGATGGGATTCCGGTCTACGCGGTGGCGCTGGAGCGCGTGCCCCAGAGGACGCTGATAGAGATAGGGGACGCCGTGGCCAAGGCGGCGCCGGGGTCCATATACTTGGGAATCAGCGCGCAGCGCGAGGATGGGCGCTCGCTCCTAGTGGTGATATCGTCCAGCGATCGGCTGGACGCGGGGGAGCTGGCGTCCAAGATGCTGAAGGCGCTGGGAGGGCGCGGTGGAGGAAGGGGACGCATAGGCCAGGGATCCGTGCCGAGAATCGTCGAGTTGGAGGAGGCGCTTCGGGTGCTCGGCTCCTCCTGA
- a CDS encoding TIGR00296 family protein: MSSEDYDLEEGKYLVALARRSMEEYLRSGRRIPAPQDAPERFRANRGAFVTLRTYPDGELRGCIGRPYPTQPLIEAVIDSAIDAAVNDPRFEPMRHEEADRVTVEVSVLTEPRDLRYRSPLELKDRVKIGRDGLIVTWALGSGLLLPQVPVEEKWDVEEYLSYACMKAGAPPDCWLTSNPRIQTFQAVVFEEKRPRGEVVKRRLEQG, encoded by the coding sequence ATGTCGTCCGAGGACTACGACCTAGAGGAGGGAAAGTATCTAGTGGCGCTGGCGCGCAGATCAATGGAGGAGTACCTGAGGTCGGGCCGGAGGATCCCAGCCCCCCAGGACGCGCCCGAGAGGTTCAGGGCCAACAGGGGGGCGTTCGTGACCCTCAGGACGTATCCAGATGGGGAGCTCAGGGGGTGCATAGGCAGACCATATCCGACGCAGCCGTTAATAGAGGCCGTCATTGACTCAGCTATCGACGCAGCCGTCAATGATCCACGCTTCGAGCCCATGAGGCACGAGGAGGCCGACAGAGTGACCGTCGAGGTGAGCGTGCTCACCGAGCCCAGGGACCTGCGCTATCGCAGCCCGCTGGAGCTCAAGGACCGCGTTAAGATAGGAAGGGACGGCCTGATAGTGACATGGGCGCTCGGGTCGGGACTGCTCCTCCCTCAGGTGCCGGTGGAGGAGAAATGGGATGTCGAGGAGTATTTATCGTACGCGTGCATGAAGGCCGGGGCGCCGCCCGATTGCTGGCTCACCTCGAATCCCCGCATACAGACCTTTCAGGCGGTTGTCTTCGAGGAGAAGAGGCCGCGCGGCGAGGTAGTGAAGAGGCGTCTTGAGCAAGGGTAG
- a CDS encoding glycosyltransferase yields MSKGSLIYAPVYGTGLGHSYRTAAMLRALSSRGHRAVASSWGEGLRYLRSSDIPCVEVPELDVLWGEEGKMRFRDTLRNMAAPFARFLHQLEVEGALIDRISPAMVLADSRATPLLAAKRRGLRSALVINQARLMAPRALGALRPAIEVPPAQMLGLLWSSADVVIVPDLPPPYTIASEQLGAIPQIRGKLKFVGLPIEGCQDVEPAWRPPHRPFALFTISGPEETKRPMLLKSVAAAKILARRGWSALISAARVGSSGNPRAVDEGVYICDWCNCIDQYMASADVIVARAGHTTIGRAIYYGRPSVLIPIPFHGEQESNALSAQRMGVARAILRSDLMSASELADEVEAAASIDRGKLELASAVARSVDFAELSATAVEEIL; encoded by the coding sequence TTGAGCAAGGGTAGCCTGATCTACGCCCCAGTGTACGGGACGGGACTGGGCCACTCGTACAGGACCGCGGCTATGCTGAGGGCCCTCTCATCCAGGGGGCACCGTGCCGTGGCCAGCAGCTGGGGCGAGGGCCTGCGCTACCTCAGGTCGAGCGATATCCCGTGCGTGGAGGTGCCGGAACTGGACGTCCTGTGGGGCGAGGAGGGCAAGATGCGCTTCAGGGACACGTTGAGAAATATGGCCGCGCCGTTCGCGCGCTTCCTGCACCAGCTGGAGGTGGAGGGCGCCCTGATAGACCGCATATCCCCGGCGATGGTGCTCGCCGACTCCAGGGCGACGCCGCTCCTCGCCGCCAAGCGCAGAGGTCTGAGGTCTGCACTGGTCATCAACCAGGCCAGGCTCATGGCGCCCAGGGCGCTCGGCGCCCTCAGGCCTGCGATCGAGGTACCGCCCGCACAGATGCTGGGACTCCTGTGGTCCTCGGCGGACGTCGTGATTGTCCCGGACCTTCCCCCTCCATACACCATAGCCAGTGAGCAGCTCGGCGCAATCCCCCAGATACGCGGCAAACTGAAGTTCGTGGGCCTGCCGATCGAGGGGTGCCAGGACGTGGAGCCCGCGTGGAGGCCACCTCACAGGCCGTTCGCGCTCTTCACGATAAGTGGTCCGGAGGAGACGAAGCGGCCGATGCTCCTCAAGTCAGTGGCCGCGGCCAAGATACTGGCCCGTCGCGGCTGGTCAGCGCTCATATCGGCCGCCAGGGTGGGATCCAGCGGCAACCCCCGCGCGGTGGACGAAGGCGTCTACATCTGTGACTGGTGCAATTGCATAGACCAGTACATGGCGTCGGCGGACGTCATAGTGGCAAGGGCGGGCCACACGACAATCGGGAGGGCCATCTACTACGGCAGGCCAAGTGTGCTCATCCCAATACCATTCCATGGGGAACAGGAGAGCAATGCTCTGAGCGCTCAGCGTATGGGTGTGGCGAGGGCAATCCTGCGGTCAGATCTCATGAGCGCGAGCGAGTTGGCGGATGAGGTGGAGGCGGCTGCCTCGATTGATCGTGGGAAGCTCGAGCTGGCCTCCGCGGTGGCCAGATCTGTGGACTTCGCCGAGCTGTCAGCCACCGCCGTCGAGGAGATCCTTTAG
- the rpl12p gene encoding 50S ribosomal protein P1: MEYVYAALLLHKAGKGVDEDSLKKVVEAAGISADEIRIKALVAALSQVNIDEVLKSAAVMPVAAPAAPAAAAAAPAAEEKKPAKEEEAKKEEEETALEGLSSLFG, translated from the coding sequence ATGGAATACGTGTACGCAGCGCTTCTCCTTCACAAGGCGGGCAAGGGAGTGGATGAGGATAGCCTGAAGAAGGTCGTTGAGGCGGCCGGAATATCCGCGGACGAGATCAGGATCAAGGCGCTGGTGGCGGCGCTGAGCCAGGTCAACATAGATGAGGTGCTCAAGAGCGCAGCTGTCATGCCCGTGGCCGCTCCAGCCGCTCCAGCCGCCGCGGCCGCTGCTCCGGCTGCGGAGGAGAAGAAGCCGGCGAAGGAGGAAGAGGCGAAGAAGGAAGAGGAGGAGACGGCGCTGGAGGGTCTCTCCTCGCTCTTCGGCTGA
- a CDS encoding translation initiation factor IF-5A: MSARPVDLGDVKEGSFVVVDDEPCRVVEVEKSKPGKHGSAKIRLVAIGFFTGSKKSYMGPSSSKIDVPEVEKRVGQILNVSNGTVQLMDLETFETFETQYFDEDIASRLEPGAEVEYWRIMGKSKITKVKK; this comes from the coding sequence ATGAGCGCTAGACCTGTTGACCTCGGCGACGTTAAGGAGGGAAGCTTCGTCGTGGTGGACGACGAGCCCTGCAGGGTTGTCGAGGTAGAGAAGAGCAAGCCCGGTAAACATGGAAGCGCCAAGATAAGGCTGGTCGCCATCGGATTCTTCACGGGATCCAAGAAGTCGTACATGGGGCCGTCGAGCTCCAAGATAGACGTACCGGAGGTCGAGAAACGCGTAGGACAGATATTGAACGTTTCTAACGGCACCGTGCAGCTGATGGATCTCGAGACGTTCGAGACGTTCGAGACGCAGTACTTCGACGAGGATATAGCAAGCAGGCTGGAACCTGGTGCCGAGGTCGAGTACTGGAGGATAATGGGCAAGTCGAAGATAACCAAGGTCAAGAAGTGA